From Pandoraea vervacti, the proteins below share one genomic window:
- a CDS encoding lysine N(6)-hydroxylase/L-ornithine N(5)-oxygenase family protein, giving the protein MHASTEPSTTTPALPDAAPHDLIGVGFGPSNLALAIALEEHCGQRLGPARFLFLEKQPEFTWHGNMLLSNSRMQIAYLKDLATLRNPRSRFTFINYLHEKARLSAFINLQSHYPTRREYNDYLRWAAAHFHGQCAYGETVTGIEPVRERDQVVALQVHSRNAQGEAQSRRTRNVILGAGGTPHVPPVFASLHGARHARVFHSSEYLARVAALNDTQPRRVAVVGGGQSAAEIFLDLAEQWPQAQVDLVMRGRALKPADSSPFVNEIFDPQFTDFIYAQPVEQRERILDEFRNTNYAVVDDDLIARIYDVLYQQRVGGHGHHALLSCHDIQEARAHGNHVTLHMHERLSGRAVTQHYDVVVLATGYERRTHEALLADVAPWLDGFEGERDYRLRAQNNFQPGIYLQGYCEPTHGLSDTLLSILATRASEIATSLLARGASQHDTCAQPTSTARITALAG; this is encoded by the coding sequence ATGCACGCAAGTACAGAACCGTCCACGACGACGCCCGCCCTCCCCGACGCGGCGCCCCACGATCTGATCGGCGTTGGCTTCGGCCCGTCCAATCTCGCCCTCGCCATTGCACTCGAAGAGCACTGCGGCCAGCGGCTCGGTCCGGCGCGCTTTCTGTTTCTGGAAAAGCAGCCCGAGTTCACCTGGCACGGCAATATGCTGCTCTCGAACAGTCGCATGCAGATCGCCTACCTCAAGGATCTGGCGACGCTGCGCAATCCCCGCAGCCGCTTTACGTTCATCAACTACCTGCACGAGAAGGCGCGCCTGTCGGCCTTCATCAACCTGCAAAGCCACTACCCGACGCGCCGCGAGTACAACGACTACCTGCGCTGGGCGGCCGCGCACTTCCATGGACAATGCGCTTATGGCGAGACCGTGACGGGCATCGAACCGGTGCGCGAGCGCGATCAGGTCGTCGCCCTTCAGGTGCATTCGCGCAACGCGCAGGGCGAGGCGCAGTCGCGCCGTACGCGCAACGTGATTCTGGGCGCAGGCGGCACACCGCACGTGCCACCTGTCTTTGCCTCGCTTCATGGCGCCAGACACGCCCGAGTGTTTCACTCCTCCGAGTATCTCGCGCGCGTCGCCGCGCTGAACGACACGCAGCCTCGCCGCGTCGCCGTCGTGGGCGGCGGGCAAAGCGCGGCCGAGATTTTTCTCGACCTGGCGGAGCAGTGGCCGCAGGCCCAGGTGGATCTCGTCATGCGTGGCCGGGCGCTCAAACCCGCCGACAGCAGCCCCTTCGTCAACGAGATCTTCGATCCTCAATTCACCGACTTCATCTACGCGCAACCGGTGGAACAGCGCGAGCGGATTCTGGACGAGTTTCGCAACACCAACTATGCCGTGGTGGACGACGATCTGATCGCCCGCATCTACGACGTGCTGTACCAGCAACGCGTGGGCGGTCACGGGCATCACGCGCTGCTCTCGTGCCACGACATTCAGGAAGCGCGCGCGCATGGCAATCACGTCACGCTGCATATGCACGAACGCCTTTCGGGACGCGCGGTGACGCAGCATTACGATGTCGTCGTGCTGGCGACCGGCTACGAGCGCCGCACGCATGAGGCCCTGCTCGCGGATGTGGCGCCCTGGCTCGACGGCTTCGAAGGCGAGCGCGACTACCGGCTGCGCGCACAAAACAACTTTCAGCCGGGCATTTATCTGCAAGGGTATTGCGAGCCGACGCACGGGCTGTCCGACACCCTGCTCTCGATTCTGGCCACGCGTGCTTCCGAGATCGCCACCTCGCTCCTCGCAAGGGGCGCTTCGCAACACGACACCTGCGCACAGCCGACATCCACCGCCCGCATCACCGCGCTGGCGGGATGA
- the fhuF gene encoding siderophore-iron reductase FhuF translates to MSERANPLRWPDAAHFDLAASLPAAVRGDLGPLCAGLVFGGHDPEDADDRLRSGETTIGLTDLGAHVPALFDGVRRIVPGVEPRALMSQWSKFYFRAIAPGALAITIVHGRTLTLDPATCAIVLRGGLPLRVRFASNSWVPPSPGDDASDVPSASARFASLIHVHLPAAISAMHRASGVSQRVLWSNAGNLLEFIVAQMRKVPSLAARASDDYTWLFDGDAGFGQTADNPLYRTVRYVTPPSAAIPAPMRARRVCCLRYQLAGKGTRCDEALLCGSCPLILTMTPQQLQRQLSMQAGGAPQ, encoded by the coding sequence ATGAGCGAGCGTGCAAACCCATTGCGTTGGCCGGACGCCGCGCATTTCGACCTCGCGGCCAGTTTGCCGGCGGCCGTGCGGGGCGATCTCGGGCCGTTGTGTGCCGGTCTGGTGTTCGGCGGGCACGACCCGGAGGACGCGGACGATAGGCTTCGCAGCGGGGAGACGACGATCGGTCTGACCGACCTCGGCGCGCATGTGCCCGCGCTGTTCGACGGCGTGCGCCGCATCGTTCCCGGCGTGGAGCCGCGTGCGCTCATGTCGCAGTGGAGCAAGTTCTACTTTCGTGCGATTGCCCCGGGCGCGCTGGCGATCACTATCGTGCACGGGCGGACGCTGACGCTCGATCCGGCGACCTGTGCCATTGTGCTGCGAGGGGGGTTGCCGCTCAGGGTGCGCTTTGCGTCGAACAGTTGGGTACCGCCTTCGCCCGGCGACGATGCGTCAGACGTGCCGTCGGCGTCCGCGCGTTTCGCATCGCTGATTCACGTTCATCTCCCGGCAGCGATTTCCGCCATGCACCGTGCCTCGGGGGTATCTCAGCGGGTGCTCTGGAGCAATGCGGGAAACCTGCTGGAGTTCATCGTCGCGCAGATGCGCAAGGTGCCGTCGCTGGCCGCGCGCGCCTCGGACGATTACACGTGGCTCTTCGATGGCGACGCCGGGTTCGGCCAGACGGCCGACAACCCCCTGTATCGTACGGTGCGCTACGTGACGCCGCCTTCTGCCGCCATACCCGCGCCGATGCGCGCGCGGCGCGTATGCTGCTTGCGTTATCAACTGGCGGGCAAGGGCACCCGATGCGACGAGGCGTTGCTGTGCGGGTCCTGTCCGTTGATCCTGACGATGACGCCGCAGCAGCTCCAGCGTCAATTGTCGATGCAAGCCGGCGGCGCGCCGCAGTAG
- a CDS encoding thioesterase II family protein: MAFEACRLLCLPCAGGSATAYARWAQVAPSWLAVRPVELPGRGTRHHEPLQRDPHVLADQLAEECLRQHIAHRGAGSRFALFGHSLGGLLAFEIAHRLHARGHAPAALFVAASRPPATRDDSRYAALVDDADVLAEMRALGGTPQALLAEPELMAMVLPVIKADFQLCGHYRRPSPEMRGPLSVPIHALAGRRDSFPPEVLDDWRCETRSSYTRTDFDGDHFFVRDDPAYLLAVIAGTLAPAIHASRALAAAQ; this comes from the coding sequence ATGGCGTTTGAGGCTTGCCGCCTGCTGTGTCTGCCCTGCGCGGGAGGAAGTGCGACGGCGTACGCCCGCTGGGCGCAGGTCGCGCCGTCTTGGCTCGCGGTGCGACCGGTCGAATTGCCGGGGCGCGGCACGCGCCATCACGAACCGCTGCAACGTGACCCGCACGTGCTGGCGGACCAGTTGGCCGAGGAGTGTTTGCGCCAGCATATCGCGCATCGCGGGGCGGGCTCGCGCTTTGCGTTGTTTGGCCATAGCCTCGGAGGGCTGCTGGCCTTCGAGATCGCGCATCGCCTGCATGCGCGCGGTCATGCGCCGGCGGCGTTGTTCGTGGCGGCGAGCCGTCCGCCCGCCACGCGCGACGACAGCCGATATGCGGCGCTGGTCGACGATGCCGACGTGCTTGCCGAAATGCGTGCGCTGGGCGGCACGCCGCAAGCGCTGCTTGCCGAGCCGGAGCTGATGGCGATGGTGTTGCCCGTCATCAAGGCGGATTTTCAGCTATGCGGTCATTACCGGCGTCCTTCGCCCGAGATGCGCGGGCCGCTGAGCGTGCCCATCCACGCGCTGGCCGGACGCCGCGACAGTTTCCCCCCGGAAGTGCTCGACGACTGGCGATGCGAGACACGCAGCAGCTACACCCGCACCGATTTCGACGGCGACCATTTCTTCGTTCGCGACGACCCCGCGTATCTGCTGGCGGTAATCGCCGGTACGCTCGCGCCCGCCATCCATGCGTCGCGCGCGCTTGCGGCGGCCCAATGA
- a CDS encoding MbtH family protein, with amino-acid sequence MSFDDENGVFRVVINDEAQYAIWPDYRPVPAGWREVGVSGNKATCLAHIETVWTDMRPRSLREHLARQGDGRNGV; translated from the coding sequence ATGAGTTTCGACGACGAGAATGGCGTGTTCCGAGTGGTCATCAACGACGAAGCGCAATACGCCATCTGGCCGGATTATCGGCCGGTGCCTGCCGGTTGGCGCGAAGTCGGCGTGAGCGGCAACAAGGCGACGTGCCTGGCGCATATCGAAACGGTGTGGACCGACATGCGCCCGCGTAGCTTGCGCGAGCATTTGGCCAGGCAGGGTGACGGGCGCAATGGCGTTTGA
- a CDS encoding 4'-phosphopantetheinyl transferase family protein, translating into MQFVNVDDGFRNPARVLARLSSDEHLRMARFHKEADRARFAVVRASLRDALGKALAAPPGDVAFEVDANGRPRLAGGGPPDFNVSHAGQWGLLAHSPDVRVGVDIERLDAVADPRILWGVCLHPEEQRAMLMRSLRLAGQGGGTQAVFHWIWALKEAALKALGSGVQDHLTALSLDVDAVASAASAVNGKFHDMFCAAPVGQPIAWRADEPGLAQALHAMELRLLPAPPGYAAALAWLPEG; encoded by the coding sequence TTGCAATTCGTCAACGTCGATGACGGCTTCCGGAATCCGGCGCGCGTGCTCGCCCGCTTGTCGTCGGACGAGCATCTCCGTATGGCCCGCTTTCACAAGGAAGCGGACCGGGCTCGCTTTGCAGTCGTGCGGGCATCGCTGCGCGACGCGCTCGGCAAGGCGCTGGCGGCGCCCCCGGGCGATGTGGCGTTCGAGGTCGATGCCAATGGCCGCCCGCGTCTGGCGGGGGGCGGCCCGCCGGACTTCAATGTCAGCCACGCCGGGCAATGGGGGCTGCTCGCGCATTCACCGGACGTGCGCGTGGGGGTCGACATCGAGCGGCTGGATGCCGTGGCCGACCCGCGCATCCTGTGGGGTGTGTGTTTGCACCCGGAAGAACAGCGCGCAATGCTGATGCGCAGCTTGCGGCTCGCGGGACAGGGCGGCGGCACACAAGCCGTCTTCCACTGGATCTGGGCACTCAAGGAAGCGGCGCTCAAGGCGCTGGGCAGCGGCGTGCAAGACCATCTGACGGCGCTGAGTCTGGATGTGGACGCCGTGGCGTCCGCGGCGAGCGCCGTCAACGGCAAGTTCCACGACATGTTCTGCGCGGCGCCCGTGGGACAGCCCATCGCGTGGCGGGCCGACGAGCCGGGACTCGCGCAGGCGTTGCATGCGATGGAGTTGCGCCTGCTGCCCGCGCCGCCGGGGTATGCCGCCGCATTGGCATGGTTGCCCGAAGGGTAA
- a CDS encoding sigma-70 family RNA polymerase sigma factor has product MSEQLGYAGCPGWTPAGDDTQDGVVGQVFVTHRRALVGLAMRILGCPCRAEDVVQDAYIKLCDARSTCQVRHPASYVMQVVRNLALDGYRRQQIENRVFTVEDEAIDMPDRTASPEAQVTARQMIGGMLDRLKTLPERTRTVFEMYYFQDCTQREIAQSLGVSTTLVNFMMQDARQALTPWISGTCEDTV; this is encoded by the coding sequence ATGAGCGAGCAGTTAGGTTACGCCGGGTGTCCCGGCTGGACGCCTGCGGGCGACGACACGCAGGACGGTGTCGTCGGTCAGGTCTTCGTGACTCACCGACGCGCGCTGGTCGGCCTGGCGATGCGCATTCTCGGGTGTCCGTGTCGCGCTGAAGACGTGGTGCAGGACGCTTACATCAAGTTGTGTGACGCACGCAGCACATGCCAGGTTCGGCATCCGGCCAGTTATGTGATGCAGGTGGTGCGCAATCTCGCGCTGGACGGTTATCGCCGTCAGCAGATCGAGAACCGGGTGTTCACGGTGGAGGACGAGGCCATCGACATGCCCGATCGCACGGCGTCGCCCGAAGCTCAGGTGACCGCGCGCCAGATGATCGGCGGCATGCTCGACCGGCTCAAGACGTTGCCCGAGCGCACCCGCACGGTCTTCGAAATGTATTACTTCCAGGACTGCACGCAGCGCGAAATCGCCCAGTCGCTGGGCGTGTCGACCACGCTCGTGAACTTCATGATGCAGGACGCCCGTCAGGCGCTCACGCCTTGGATCAGCGGCACCTGCGAAGACACCGTCTGA
- a CDS encoding RidA family protein: MNDIQRHHTNARMSRVVVHNGTVYIGGQTADDRSQDITGQTQQVLAKIDGYLKDAGIDKSRLLSAQVWLKDIESDFAGMNAVWDAWTSPGNTPTRATVESRLAAPDLLVEIAVIAAAK; this comes from the coding sequence ATGAACGATATTCAACGTCATCACACGAATGCTCGGATGAGCCGTGTTGTGGTGCATAACGGAACGGTCTATATCGGCGGCCAGACGGCCGACGACCGCAGCCAGGACATCACTGGGCAGACGCAGCAAGTGCTGGCGAAGATCGACGGGTATCTCAAGGATGCCGGTATCGACAAGTCGCGTCTGCTCTCGGCACAGGTCTGGCTCAAGGACATCGAATCGGATTTCGCCGGCATGAACGCCGTGTGGGATGCCTGGACGAGCCCGGGCAACACGCCCACCCGCGCGACCGTGGAGTCGCGACTGGCCGCGCCGGACTTGCTCGTCGAAATCGCCGTCATTGCTGCGGCAAAGTAA
- a CDS encoding NAD(P)/FAD-dependent oxidoreductase, translating to MSTKRVDLLIVGAGPAGLAAALEAKRHGLTPLVVDENVLPGGQIYRSVSRSPLADPGVLGPDYLRGRALVDGFTEANVDYWPQTLAWQIGTDRRVCVTRQGGQGAGGTLQLEAGAIVLAGGAQERPFPIPGWTLPGVMGVGAAQTLLKASALVPDTPAVLAGCGPLLYLFAWQLINAGVPVRAILDTAEPGARRDALRHAGGALRAPSYLLKGFRLLRAIRAAGVQHVKHVSSLRVLGKTQAQAIEYVAQGKTQRIDTALVLLHQGVIPNTQVTRSIGCDHVWDDAQLCWRPKTDSWGETSVPGIFVAGDGAGIGGALAAEPSGRLAAVQAAVALGKIDVARRDSRALSLRRELASHTSIRPFLDALYRPADGFRAPADDSTIVCRCEEVTAGDVRRMAELGCIGPNQTKSFSRCGMGPCQGRFCGMTVAELLAQAQGCPVPEVGYYRIRPPIKPVTLGELASAIEAPEFLSERAGFPK from the coding sequence ATGAGCACGAAGCGCGTGGATTTGTTGATCGTCGGCGCCGGTCCTGCGGGGCTTGCGGCGGCGCTCGAAGCGAAGCGACATGGGCTGACGCCGCTCGTCGTGGATGAGAACGTGCTGCCCGGCGGGCAGATTTATCGCAGCGTCAGCCGCTCGCCGCTGGCCGATCCGGGCGTGCTCGGGCCGGACTACCTGCGCGGGCGCGCGCTGGTGGATGGCTTCACCGAGGCCAACGTCGACTATTGGCCACAAACGCTGGCGTGGCAGATCGGTACGGACAGACGTGTCTGCGTGACCCGGCAAGGGGGGCAGGGGGCGGGCGGCACCTTGCAACTCGAAGCCGGTGCCATTGTGCTCGCAGGCGGGGCGCAGGAGCGTCCGTTCCCGATTCCGGGCTGGACGCTGCCCGGCGTCATGGGCGTGGGGGCGGCGCAGACGCTGCTCAAGGCCTCTGCACTGGTGCCGGATACGCCGGCCGTGCTTGCCGGCTGCGGACCGTTGCTCTACCTGTTCGCATGGCAGCTCATCAACGCCGGGGTGCCGGTGCGTGCCATTCTCGACACGGCAGAACCGGGCGCCCGTCGCGATGCGTTGCGCCACGCGGGTGGGGCGCTGCGCGCACCGTCCTATCTGCTCAAGGGCTTCAGGCTGCTGCGTGCGATTCGTGCGGCGGGCGTGCAACACGTGAAGCATGTCTCGTCATTGCGGGTGCTCGGCAAGACGCAGGCGCAAGCTATCGAGTATGTGGCGCAGGGCAAGACACAGCGTATCGACACGGCGCTGGTGCTCTTGCATCAGGGGGTGATTCCAAACACGCAGGTCACGCGCTCGATCGGGTGCGATCACGTGTGGGACGACGCGCAGTTGTGCTGGCGTCCGAAGACCGATAGCTGGGGCGAAACGAGCGTGCCGGGCATTTTCGTGGCCGGCGACGGCGCCGGTATCGGCGGTGCGCTAGCCGCAGAGCCGTCCGGGCGCCTCGCCGCCGTGCAGGCCGCGGTGGCGCTTGGGAAGATCGATGTCGCGCGGCGCGATTCGCGCGCGCTGTCGCTGCGTCGAGAACTGGCCTCGCACACTTCGATTCGTCCGTTTCTCGATGCGCTTTACCGTCCGGCCGACGGTTTTCGTGCGCCGGCCGACGACAGCACCATCGTGTGCCGTTGCGAGGAAGTCACGGCAGGCGACGTGCGTCGCATGGCCGAGCTCGGCTGCATCGGACCGAACCAGACGAAGAGCTTTTCGCGTTGCGGCATGGGGCCGTGTCAGGGCCGCTTTTGCGGCATGACGGTCGCGGAACTGCTCGCGCAGGCGCAGGGATGCCCGGTGCCGGAAGTGGGCTACTACCGCATTCGTCCGCCGATCAAACCGGTCACGCTGGGCGAACTCGCGTCGGCCATCGAGGCGCCCGAATTTCTGAGTGAACGCGCAGGTTTCCCCAAGTAG
- a CDS encoding (2Fe-2S)-binding protein, which yields MPNVSLLKSLARKDGATVRMFIEGAPVDVPAEMNVAAALLFAGVTACRTTPVTGSDRAPFCMMGVCFDCLVEIDGAPNRQGCMTPVREGMQVRRMDGARSVA from the coding sequence ATGCCAAACGTTTCGCTGCTTAAGTCGCTGGCGCGCAAGGATGGCGCGACGGTGCGGATGTTTATCGAGGGAGCGCCGGTCGATGTGCCGGCGGAGATGAATGTGGCCGCAGCACTGCTGTTCGCGGGCGTGACGGCATGCCGCACGACGCCCGTGACGGGCAGTGATCGCGCGCCGTTCTGCATGATGGGCGTGTGCTTCGATTGCCTGGTGGAGATCGATGGCGCGCCGAACCGGCAGGGGTGCATGACGCCCGTGCGCGAGGGAATGCAGGTGCGCCGAATGGACGGTGCAAGGAGCGTGGCATGA
- a CDS encoding NAD(P)/FAD-dependent oxidoreductase: protein MQKTYDIAVIGGGLVGMAIAYGLAKRGQRVVVCDGEDNSLRAARGNFGLVWVQGKGGTCTDYARWSLHSANTWQRLADELLARTGVNVGFQRPGGFNIAQTADELAVKVESMRKLKEAEPALVYEVLDHAALAQRLPAIGPEVYGGIYSPNDGHVSPLYTLRALFAAFEQAGGEYAPNLRVTDIRHLGNAFRVSMGDMSFEAGRVVLAAGLGNRDLAPMVGLDAPVKPLRGQIVVTERVRPFLDYPTIYVRQTVEGSVMLGDSAEDVGFNDGVTPDVLADIARRGIAPFPILKNVRVVRAWGALRVMTADGLPIYEESQACPGAFLATCHSGVTLAAAHCETIAPWILGAERPALLDHFYAKRFAA, encoded by the coding sequence ATGCAAAAGACATACGATATCGCCGTGATCGGCGGTGGCCTCGTCGGCATGGCGATCGCCTACGGGCTTGCCAAGCGCGGACAACGCGTCGTCGTTTGCGATGGCGAGGACAACTCGCTGCGTGCCGCTCGCGGCAACTTCGGGTTGGTCTGGGTGCAGGGCAAGGGAGGTACCTGCACCGACTATGCGCGCTGGTCGCTGCACTCTGCGAACACGTGGCAGCGCCTGGCCGACGAGTTGCTCGCACGCACCGGCGTGAATGTCGGCTTTCAACGGCCGGGCGGATTCAACATTGCGCAGACGGCCGATGAACTCGCCGTCAAGGTCGAGAGCATGCGCAAGCTCAAGGAGGCCGAGCCCGCGCTGGTCTACGAAGTGCTCGACCATGCAGCGCTCGCGCAGCGCTTGCCGGCCATCGGTCCCGAGGTGTACGGCGGCATCTATTCGCCCAACGACGGTCACGTCAGCCCGCTGTACACGCTGCGCGCATTGTTTGCGGCGTTCGAGCAGGCGGGGGGCGAGTATGCGCCGAATCTTCGCGTGACCGACATTCGCCATCTGGGCAATGCGTTTCGCGTGAGTATGGGCGACATGTCGTTCGAGGCCGGCCGCGTGGTGCTGGCCGCCGGTCTGGGCAATCGCGATCTCGCGCCGATGGTGGGACTCGATGCGCCGGTCAAGCCGTTGCGCGGCCAGATCGTGGTGACGGAGCGCGTCAGGCCGTTCCTCGATTACCCAACGATATACGTACGTCAGACCGTCGAAGGGTCGGTCATGCTCGGCGATTCGGCCGAAGATGTGGGCTTCAACGACGGCGTCACGCCCGATGTACTCGCGGACATTGCGCGCCGCGGCATCGCGCCATTCCCGATTCTCAAAAACGTGCGTGTGGTGCGCGCCTGGGGCGCGTTGCGCGTCATGACGGCTGACGGCCTGCCGATCTACGAGGAGTCGCAAGCCTGTCCCGGCGCATTCCTCGCGACCTGCCACAGCGGCGTAACGCTTGCCGCCGCGCATTGTGAAACCATCGCGCCGTGGATTCTCGGCGCCGAACGCCCCGCGCTTCTGGATCATTTCTATGCCAAACGTTTCGCTGCTTAA
- a CDS encoding ABC transporter permease — MTSQDSRYDRNGFGALAFHAVFLVFILAPLVVVCLVAFTPDNFLSIPTQRFSLRWFRSLMGDEDFQSALRTSLWLGVMSATVSTALAVPTAMGLARYRFPGRDAVNAFLLSPLMIPPVVLGIAFLRLFTLLDMGGSFESLVACHALLIFPYALRLIMAALVGQADEGERAARSLGAGRWTTFRRITLPAILPGVAGGWVLAFINSFDELTATIFVTSPETITLPVRIYMNMSETVDPSVAAISTLLIGLTLAVMLVLDRIYGLNKVLVGNH, encoded by the coding sequence ATGACTTCGCAAGACTCCCGGTACGATCGCAACGGCTTCGGCGCACTCGCGTTTCACGCGGTGTTCCTCGTCTTCATTCTCGCGCCGCTGGTGGTCGTGTGTCTGGTGGCGTTCACACCCGACAACTTCCTCTCGATTCCGACGCAGCGCTTCTCCCTGCGCTGGTTCCGCTCGCTCATGGGCGACGAGGACTTCCAGTCGGCCTTGCGCACGAGTTTGTGGCTCGGCGTGATGTCGGCCACCGTCTCGACGGCGTTGGCCGTGCCCACCGCAATGGGACTCGCGCGCTACCGTTTTCCGGGGCGCGATGCGGTCAACGCGTTTCTGCTCTCGCCGCTGATGATCCCGCCGGTGGTGCTGGGCATTGCGTTCTTGCGGCTGTTCACATTGCTCGACATGGGCGGCTCGTTCGAGAGCCTCGTGGCGTGCCACGCGCTGCTGATCTTCCCGTATGCGCTGCGGCTCATCATGGCGGCGCTCGTCGGGCAGGCGGACGAGGGCGAGCGTGCGGCGCGCTCACTGGGCGCCGGGCGCTGGACGACGTTTCGCCGTATCACGTTGCCTGCCATCTTGCCGGGGGTGGCGGGTGGCTGGGTGCTGGCGTTCATCAACAGTTTCGACGAGCTGACCGCGACGATCTTCGTCACCTCGCCCGAGACGATCACGCTGCCGGTGCGCATCTACATGAACATGAGCGAGACGGTCGACCCCAGCGTGGCGGCGATTTCGACGCTGCTCATCGGGCTGACGCTGGCCGTGATGCTGGTGCTCGATCGCATCTACGGATTGAACAAGGTTCTGGTTGGAAATCACTAA